The Haloarcula laminariae genomic sequence TCGGTCGGTGGCTGTACTCCCATTGTCCGGAGTGAGGGGCTTCGGGATGGAAAAGGCTGTGTTCGACGCGGTCTCGGCGAGCGTGGGTCAATCGTCGGCGCTGTTGGGGGATTTCGCCGCCCCCTCGCAGGAGGAGAGCCACTCCTCAGCCCACGCCGTTATCTCGTCGAACACCGGACAGAGCGACTCGCCTTTGGGTGTGAGCCGGTAGTAGGTCGCAACCGGCGCGTCCTCCTCCAGCCGGCGCTCGACGAAGCCGGTCTCCTGGAGGTCGTCGAGGACGCGCGAGAGCGTGCGGGAGCTGGCGTCCGTGGCCCGCTTGAGTTCGTTGAACCGCCGCTCGCCGTTCTGGAGTTCGTGGAGGACGACCAGCCGCCACTTCGACCCGACCTGCTCGATGGACTCGACGACGGGACAGGCGCCGTCGTTCGTCTCGGCCTCGTCTGCGAAGAGTTCTGATGACATCGGTGTGACCTGGTATCTTCTATGTCCGGGAAGCGATATATAGGTTCGCATCCGAACCAAGTAACGTAATGAAACCACACTTCGCGCTGCAGACTGATAGCCATACGACAACCCGCGGCCATGAGGTGTCGGCCTGATGGTGTTCGAGACGGCCGGCACGGCCGAACTCTTCCTCCTCGCGCGGGTCCTCTTCGGTGGGGTACTGGCCTTTACCGGCCTGAACCACTTTACAGGCGCCGAAGGGATGATACCCTA encodes the following:
- a CDS encoding winged helix-turn-helix transcriptional regulator, with translation MSSELFADEAETNDGACPVVESIEQVGSKWRLVVLHELQNGERRFNELKRATDASSRTLSRVLDDLQETGFVERRLEEDAPVATYYRLTPKGESLCPVFDEITAWAEEWLSSCEGAAKSPNSADD